The following nucleotide sequence is from Dyella sp. BiH032.
GAGGACAGGCCCGCCATCAGCTCCGCATAGCGCCCGGCCGATTCCTCCGCCTGCTTGGCCTTGGGCTCGACCTGGTTGCTGTTGGTGAGCTGCTCCTCCTTGTAAGGCTGCGCGGCCCAGTTCGCGGCATCCTGCACGGTCTTGGCGAAGGCGGGATCCGCCTCGGCCAGCGAGCGCACCTGATCGGAGCTGGCGTTCTTCAGCGCGGTGTCGAGCGCCAGCAGCTTGTCCTTGGGCGAGGTGTAGCCGGCGTTGGCGTTGCTGGCGAGGAGGCTGCCGGCCTCCTGCTTGTCCACGGCATGCTGGATAGCCGCGTCGCCGTTGTAGCGCTTGAGGACGTCCGCGCGCGCAGCCTTCTCGCGGTCGGCCAGGCTGGGCGGCTGTTCGCCCAGCTGCTTGCGCTGCTGGGGGGTGAGGCCATCGTTTACCGGCTCCTTCAGGCGCGCCTGCACTTCGGCGTTCACCGCCTGGTCGAGCTTGTCCTGCAGGCCGGCGAGGTCGTCCGCCGCGCCGCGGTCGCCGGGCTGCCGGTTGGCGGCGGCCTGGCGGTAATCGTTCAACGCCTTGTCCACCTGCTGCTGCGGCGTGAGCGCGGGCGCGTCGGCCTTGGCCGGAGTTCCCGCCAAAGCCTGGGTCTTCACCGCGGGAATGGTCAGCACGTCGCCGGCCATGATGCGCGAGCCGGACAGCGACGGATTGGCTTGGTGCAGCGCGTCTACCGTGGTGTTGAATTTCTGCGCGATGCTCTCCAGCGTATCGCCGTGCTCCACGCGGTAGGGCTTGGGCTTTTCCGGCGGTGGCGGCGGAGGCGGCGGCGGGGTGTAGGTCGAGACGCCGAGATCGCGCGGGATCGCCATGGTCGTAAGCCTTTGCGGGGAACGAGGAGGCGTTATTGGACGGTTCCGCGCGGGCGGGCGCCTACTGGGGCTATCCCTAGGTCGGGCCGGCGGAAACCGCGGCGCCACGCCGTCGTCATGTCGGCTCGCCCTTTATGACAGCCGTGTGGCGAGCCCGGTCCGGCACGCTTCCCTGCCGGCGCCCGGGCGTGCATTCTTGCGATCTGATTCACGAAAGCCGGCTGTGCGAGGAACGCCATGAAACGCTCAAGGACCGCCGCCCTCCTGCTGATGGGCAGCATGCCGCTCTACCTGACGGCCTGCGGCGACGACGAAGCCACCCGCGAGGGGCTGTACACCTCGGTGGAGTCCTGCGCGGCGCAGACGGGCGACCGCGCCACCTGCGACCAGGCCTTCGCCAACGCTGCCTCGGAGGCCGCCGAGAAGGGCCCGCGCTTCGAGACGCGGAGCGAGTGTGCGACCACGTACGACTGGGACCGCTGCGAGGAGCGCCACGACAGCGGCGGGCACTCGTTCTTCGGGCCGATGATGACCGGCTTCTTTCTGTCCCAGATGCTGCGCAATGGCAGTCCGATGGCCGGCTTCACCGCCGGCCCCGCGTTCCGCGACGCGCACGGGCAGTGGGGACGCCCCGATCCGGCCGCCGCGCCGGGCTCCGCGGATGACCGCCGCCGGCGCAGCGAAGCCGGCGGTGGCGGCTACTACGGTTCGAGCTATCGCAGCGGCTCCACCGCGCTGGTGCCGATCAACACGGCGCCCGACCGCGCGGTCACGGTCAGCCGCGGCGGCTTCGGCAGCTCGTTCCGCGGCCGGGCCGGCGGCTGATGCGCCGCATCGCGATCCACGAGCGCCCGGACTGGCGCGAGCGCGCGGCCGAGTGCGGCTTCGTGTTCCACACCATCGACGGCGAGCCTTATTGGGACGAGTCGGCGTACTACGCCTTCAGCCTGCGCCAGATCGAAGACGACATCGAAGCGCCGACGGAAGATCTGCATGCGATGGCCCTGGATCTGGTCGACGAG
It contains:
- a CDS encoding DUF1190 domain-containing protein, with the translated sequence MKRSRTAALLLMGSMPLYLTACGDDEATREGLYTSVESCAAQTGDRATCDQAFANAASEAAEKGPRFETRSECATTYDWDRCEERHDSGGHSFFGPMMTGFFLSQMLRNGSPMAGFTAGPAFRDAHGQWGRPDPAAAPGSADDRRRRSEAGGGGYYGSSYRSGSTALVPINTAPDRAVTVSRGGFGSSFRGRAGG